From Actinoplanes oblitus, a single genomic window includes:
- a CDS encoding DUF2079 domain-containing protein yields MSVTAPAPAASADRPSEPVTTPGRRPRAWRAHLTVALVALAMAGYVTHGLWADPYTHVLADNVGDQAFFEWLMGYGYYTVTHGADPFFTDLLNAPLGVNLAANTSITVYTVLMTPVTHLAGPQISFVTVLTLNLAGSAFAWYLFLRRWLVGNAGAAAVAGLFCGFAPGFISHANGHLNWTAGWVAPVVVWQVLKLREEGRWLRNGLTLGVLLAVGFSIAAEGLFYTALASGIFLVVWSCAEAVRQEARAALGTVLRALAVTAVVAGALLAYPLYMHFAGPQTFSGTGFNQKFFAEDLASYLSFPSRSLAAMAGLHKDLAPNATEETSFFGVPMIVLMIAGYLLLRRRVAPGRRATLRAVGVVGVVFVVLSWGPRLFINKHMYHFPLPYAALQHLPLFNSALPVRLSLVVVGVFGILLALLLDELLSRRIKLGTLHTALSAAVVVSLLPLVPLPLRVQHRSPEPAFIANGTWKRYVTDGGTISALPFALNVTADGQRWQAYTLARGGEHFRIPAGYFLGPQVAGEAGKKRQGQIGAPPRATDWLFLRAAWWNYVIQLNNADRAQARADFEYWGVDAVFLPAEITGSDHQTLSRDAVLATAIDLLGPPERVDDVLVWRIRRGLDPVDR; encoded by the coding sequence ATGTCCGTGACCGCCCCCGCCCCCGCCGCGTCCGCCGATCGCCCCTCGGAGCCCGTCACCACGCCCGGCCGCCGGCCGCGCGCCTGGCGGGCTCATCTGACCGTGGCCCTGGTCGCGCTCGCCATGGCGGGCTATGTGACCCACGGCCTGTGGGCGGACCCGTACACGCACGTGCTCGCCGACAACGTCGGTGACCAGGCCTTCTTCGAGTGGCTGATGGGGTATGGGTACTACACCGTCACGCACGGCGCGGACCCGTTCTTCACCGACCTGCTGAACGCCCCGCTCGGGGTGAACCTGGCCGCCAACACCTCGATCACGGTGTACACGGTGCTGATGACGCCGGTCACCCACCTGGCCGGCCCGCAGATCAGCTTCGTGACGGTGCTGACCCTGAACCTGGCCGGTTCCGCCTTCGCCTGGTACCTGTTCCTGCGCCGCTGGCTGGTCGGCAACGCCGGGGCGGCCGCGGTGGCCGGGTTGTTCTGCGGGTTCGCGCCGGGCTTCATCTCGCACGCCAACGGTCACCTGAACTGGACCGCCGGCTGGGTCGCCCCGGTGGTGGTCTGGCAGGTGCTCAAGCTCCGCGAGGAGGGCCGCTGGCTGCGCAACGGGCTCACGCTCGGGGTGCTGCTCGCCGTCGGCTTCTCGATCGCCGCCGAGGGGTTGTTCTACACCGCCCTGGCCAGCGGCATCTTCCTGGTGGTGTGGTCGTGCGCCGAGGCGGTGCGGCAGGAGGCGCGGGCGGCGCTGGGCACCGTGCTGCGGGCGCTCGCGGTGACCGCCGTGGTGGCCGGGGCGCTGCTCGCCTACCCGCTCTACATGCACTTCGCCGGGCCGCAGACGTTCTCCGGGACCGGGTTCAACCAGAAGTTCTTCGCCGAGGACCTGGCGTCGTACCTGTCCTTCCCGAGCCGGTCGCTGGCCGCGATGGCCGGGCTGCACAAGGACCTGGCGCCGAACGCGACAGAGGAGACGTCGTTCTTCGGCGTCCCGATGATCGTCCTGATGATCGCCGGTTACCTGCTGCTCCGGCGGCGGGTCGCGCCGGGGCGCCGGGCCACGCTGCGCGCTGTCGGCGTGGTCGGAGTGGTCTTCGTGGTGCTCTCCTGGGGGCCGCGGCTGTTCATCAACAAGCACATGTACCACTTCCCGCTGCCCTACGCCGCCCTGCAGCACCTGCCGCTGTTCAACTCCGCGCTGCCGGTCCGGCTCTCGCTGGTGGTGGTCGGGGTGTTCGGCATCCTGCTGGCGCTGCTGCTGGACGAGCTGCTCAGCCGGCGGATCAAGCTCGGCACGCTGCACACCGCGCTGTCCGCGGCGGTGGTGGTCAGCCTGCTCCCGCTCGTCCCGCTGCCGCTGCGGGTCCAGCACCGCTCCCCCGAGCCGGCGTTCATCGCCAACGGCACCTGGAAGAGATACGTGACGGACGGCGGGACGATCTCCGCGCTGCCGTTCGCGTTGAACGTCACCGCGGACGGGCAGCGGTGGCAGGCGTACACGCTGGCCCGCGGCGGCGAGCACTTCCGGATCCCGGCCGGTTACTTCCTCGGCCCGCAGGTGGCGGGCGAGGCCGGCAAGAAGCGGCAGGGCCAGATCGGCGCACCCCCGCGGGCCACCGACTGGCTCTTCCTGCGCGCCGCCTGGTGGAACTACGTCATCCAGCTCAACAACGCCGACCGCGCCCAGGCCCGGGCCGATTTCGAGTACTGGGGAGTGGACGCGGTCTTCCTGCCCGCCGAGATCACCGGCTCCGACCACCAGACGCTGTCCCGGGACGCGGTGCTCGCCACCGCCATCGACCTGCTCGGCCCGCCGGAACGGGTCGACGACGTCCTGGTGTGGCGCATCCGTCGCGGTCTGGACCCCGTCGACCGCTGA
- the lipB gene encoding lipoyl(octanoyl) transferase LipB has translation MTTSVLTVLRPGLVDYRDAWDEQKRLHEAVADGDRPDTILLLEHPSVFTAGKRTEPADRPWDGTPVVDVDRGGKITWHGPGQLVGYPILRLPDPVDVVAYVRRVEQLLIDVCAEFGVPTERVEGRSGAWVRATDGGPDRKIAQIGIRVARGVTLHGFALNCDCDLANFDRFVPCGIRDAGVTSLSAELGRPVTVAEVMPVVERHLTTLF, from the coding sequence GTGACAACCTCCGTACTCACCGTTCTTCGCCCCGGACTGGTCGATTACCGCGACGCGTGGGACGAGCAGAAGCGCCTGCACGAGGCCGTGGCCGACGGCGACCGGCCGGACACCATCCTGCTGCTGGAGCACCCGAGCGTCTTCACCGCCGGCAAGCGCACCGAGCCCGCCGACCGCCCGTGGGACGGCACCCCGGTGGTCGACGTCGACCGCGGCGGCAAGATCACCTGGCACGGGCCGGGCCAGCTGGTCGGTTACCCGATCCTGCGCCTGCCCGACCCGGTCGACGTGGTGGCCTACGTGCGCCGCGTCGAGCAGCTGCTGATCGACGTCTGCGCGGAGTTCGGCGTGCCCACCGAGCGGGTCGAGGGCCGCAGCGGGGCCTGGGTCCGGGCCACCGACGGCGGGCCGGACCGCAAGATCGCCCAGATCGGGATCCGGGTGGCGCGCGGCGTGACGCTGCACGGCTTCGCGCTGAACTGCGACTGCGACCTGGCGAACTTCGACCGGTTCGTGCCGTGCGGGATCCGGGACGCCGGGGTCACCTCACTCAGCGCCGAGCTGGGCCGGCCGGTGACGGTGGCCGAGGTGATGCCGGTGGTCGAGCGGCACCTCACGACCCTCTTCTGA
- a CDS encoding outer membrane protein assembly factor BamB family protein has protein sequence MLIDLDVAPAPAPERTRRIPWRELRATVAIAVLLLLGAAAAPPRIEAFPRVAGSGGRATSSVLLTPEALYTVQPVAGDGVDLVAQPMRPGGPAWRVRLSLTGGADLWLYRSGPVLVAADQTELVVLDPATGEDRWSTVSPAIVTGDRVLLTDYQDGYPLLRLADLATGRIGWTRRGSADRAMLDPAGRYLLTLDGLNGARVWSAADGRELARRSVTESIDPDDPQAVLAGDQAYVLGPDTVTALRLPDLAPVWAEPARVPMPRSAVSCGDLLCVLGERGLTAIDPHTGAVRWTVAGWHGYLRGVTRTLDERLVLLDPATGRVTRRLGRGEATGDLMLRAAGDHTEVTDLRTGRLYGTLPGVLPYGCTAVDDLVACADQGATVVFRIRRGS, from the coding sequence GTGCTCATCGACCTCGACGTGGCTCCGGCGCCCGCCCCCGAGCGGACCCGCCGGATCCCGTGGCGCGAGTTGCGGGCCACCGTCGCGATCGCCGTGCTGTTGCTGCTCGGTGCCGCGGCCGCGCCACCCCGGATCGAGGCCTTCCCGCGGGTGGCCGGCTCCGGCGGCCGGGCCACGTCGAGTGTCCTGCTCACCCCGGAGGCGCTCTACACCGTGCAGCCGGTCGCCGGCGACGGCGTCGACCTCGTCGCCCAGCCGATGCGGCCGGGTGGCCCGGCCTGGCGGGTCCGGCTCTCGCTGACCGGCGGCGCCGACCTCTGGCTGTACCGCTCCGGCCCGGTGCTGGTGGCCGCCGACCAGACGGAGCTGGTGGTGCTGGACCCGGCGACCGGTGAGGACCGCTGGTCGACGGTGAGCCCGGCGATCGTGACCGGTGATCGGGTGCTGCTCACCGACTACCAGGACGGGTACCCGCTGCTGCGCCTGGCCGACCTGGCGACCGGCCGGATCGGGTGGACCCGGCGCGGCTCGGCGGACCGCGCGATGCTCGACCCGGCCGGGCGGTACCTGCTGACCTTGGACGGCCTGAACGGCGCGCGGGTGTGGTCGGCCGCCGACGGGCGGGAGCTGGCGCGCCGATCGGTGACCGAGTCGATCGACCCGGACGACCCGCAGGCGGTGCTGGCCGGCGATCAGGCCTACGTCCTGGGGCCGGATACGGTGACCGCGCTGCGCCTGCCGGACCTGGCACCGGTCTGGGCCGAGCCGGCCCGGGTGCCGATGCCCCGGAGCGCCGTGTCCTGCGGCGACCTGCTCTGCGTGCTGGGCGAGCGGGGCCTGACCGCGATCGACCCGCACACCGGCGCGGTGCGCTGGACCGTGGCCGGGTGGCACGGCTACCTCCGAGGCGTGACCCGGACCCTGGACGAGCGGCTCGTGCTGCTCGATCCGGCGACCGGCCGGGTGACCCGCCGGCTGGGTCGCGGCGAGGCGACCGGCGACCTGATGCTGCGCGCGGCCGGCGACCACACCGAGGTCACCGACCTGCGCACCGGCCGGCTCTACGGCACGCTGCCGGGGGTGCTGCCGTACGGCTGCACGGCCGTCGACGACCTGGTGGCCTGCGCCGACCAGGGCGCCACCGTCGTCTTCCGGATCAGAAGAGGGTCGTGA
- a CDS encoding TIGR01777 family oxidoreductase — MRIVMAGASGFLGTRLTDRLRQHGHDVHRLVRQPATWDPGQGRLDSELLAGADAVINLAGANIGGQRWTAGYKRVLRASRVNTTDTIARTIARLPAADRPRALLQSSAVGWYGDTGDQEVTEEASAGNTFLADLCRVWEAAARPAEDAGVRVVLLRTAPVLDRTGSLLKPLLPLFKLGGGARLGGGRQWMAWIALADWLGATEFLLEREDLAGPVNLVSARQCTNAEFTRALADRLHRPALFSVPGPVLDVVLGELGGETRRSQRVVPAVLRDAGFSWAYPDIESGLAAALRPEPAIGR; from the coding sequence ATGCGGATCGTCATGGCCGGCGCCTCCGGCTTTCTCGGGACCCGGCTCACCGACCGGTTGAGGCAGCACGGGCACGACGTCCACCGGCTGGTGCGACAGCCGGCCACCTGGGATCCGGGGCAGGGACGACTCGACTCCGAGCTGCTGGCCGGCGCGGACGCGGTGATCAACCTGGCCGGGGCGAACATCGGCGGGCAGCGCTGGACCGCCGGCTACAAGCGGGTGCTGCGGGCCAGCCGGGTGAACACCACCGACACGATCGCCCGGACCATCGCGAGACTGCCGGCCGCCGACCGCCCCCGCGCCCTGCTGCAGTCCTCGGCGGTCGGCTGGTACGGCGACACCGGCGACCAGGAGGTCACCGAGGAGGCGTCGGCGGGTAACACGTTCCTGGCCGACCTGTGCCGGGTCTGGGAGGCCGCCGCCCGGCCCGCCGAGGACGCCGGTGTCCGGGTCGTCCTGCTGCGCACCGCGCCGGTGCTGGACCGGACCGGTTCGCTGCTCAAGCCGCTGCTGCCGCTGTTCAAGCTGGGCGGCGGGGCCCGGCTCGGCGGCGGGCGGCAGTGGATGGCCTGGATCGCGCTGGCCGACTGGCTGGGCGCCACCGAGTTCCTGCTGGAGCGCGAGGATCTGGCCGGACCGGTCAACCTGGTCTCCGCCCGGCAGTGCACCAACGCCGAGTTCACCCGCGCGCTGGCCGACCGGCTGCACCGCCCGGCCCTGTTCTCGGTGCCCGGCCCGGTGCTCGACGTCGTTCTCGGCGAGCTGGGCGGGGAGACGCGGCGCAGTCAGCGGGTGGTTCCCGCGGTGCTGCGCGACGCCGGATTCTCCTGGGCATACCCGGACATCGAGTCCGGCTTGGCGGCGGCTTTGCGACCCGAACCCGCGATCGGCCGCTGA